A window from Nycticebus coucang isolate mNycCou1 chromosome X, mNycCou1.pri, whole genome shotgun sequence encodes these proteins:
- the ASB12 gene encoding ankyrin repeat and SOCS box protein 12 isoform X3, with amino-acid sequence MRVVLFQSAKMNFMDITKIFSLLQPDKEDEDTDTGEKQALNQAVYDNDSYTLDQLLHQERYKRFINSRSGWGVPGTPLRLAASYGHLSCLQVLLAHGADIDSLDVKAQTPLFTAVSHGHLDCVHVLLEAGACPSGSIYNNCSPVLTAARDGAIAILQELLGHGAEANVKAKLPVWASNIASCSGPLYLAAVYGHLDCFRLLLLYGADPDYNCNDQSLLARIPQPRTLLEICLYHNCEPEYIQLLIDFGANIYLPSLSLDLTSQDDKGIALLLQARVTPQSLLSQARLVIHRALRQAGQPQAIDQLDIPPVLISYLKHQL; translated from the exons ATGAGAGTTGTCCTGTTCCAATCAGCCAAGATGAACTTCATGGACATCACCAAGATATTCTCCCTCCTGCAGCCCGACAAGGAGGATGAGGACACCGACACAGGGGAGAAGCAGGCTCTCAATCAAGCAGTGTATGACAACGACTCCTATACCTTGGACCAGCTTTTGCACCAGGAGCGTTACAAACGTTTCATCAACAGCAGGAGTGGCTGGGGCGTTCCTGGGACACCTTTGCGCTTAGCTGCTTCTTATGGCCACTTGAGCTGTTTGCAAGTCCTCCTGGCACATGGTGCTGACATTGACAGCTTGGATGTCAAGGCACAAACACCACTTTTTACTGCTGTCAGTCATGGCCATCTAGACTGTGTGCATGTTCTTTTGGAAGCTGGTGCCTGTCCTAGTGGTAGTATCTACAACAATTGTTCTCCTGTGCTCACAGCCGCCCGTGATGGTGCCATTGCTATCCTTCAGGAGCTCCTAGGCCATGGAGCAGAGGCCAACGTCAAGGCTAAACTACCAGTCTGGGCATCGAACATAGCTTCATGTTCTGGCCCCCTCTATTTAGCTGCAGTCTATGGGCATCTTGACTGTTTCCGCCTACTTTTGCTCTACGGGGCAGACCCTGATTACAACTGCAATGACCAGAGCCTACTAGCACGTATCCCACAGCCACGTACCCTCCTTGAAATCTGCTTATACCATAATTGTGAGCCAGAGTACATCCAGCTGCTGATAGACTTCGGTGCTAACATCTATCTTCCATCTCTCTCCCTGGACCTGACCTCCCAAGATGATAAAGGCATTGCATTGCTGCTACAGGCGCGAG TCACTCCACAGTCACTCCTATCACAGGCCCGTTTAGTCATCCACAGAGCCCTGCGCCAAGCTGGTCAGCCACAAGCCATTGACCAGCTGGATATTCCTCCTGTGTTGATTAGCTACCTCAAACACCAACTGTAA
- the LOC128578194 gene encoding protein Shroom3-like, with translation MSMSRLSLASWRVSSLCVRLSMSSAFFSLTSACSTSSIKLNNALGEEVEALISELCKPNELDKYRMFIGDLDKMVNLLLSLSGRLAWVENVLSSLGEDAGNEERSSLNEKRKILAGQHEDARELMEKLDQRESMVLDILATYLSTEQLQDYQHFVKMKLAVLIEQRKLDKIKLGQDQIKCLLESLPSDFIPRAGTLALPPDLTSEAAPVRGCTFSSTLPTLTSPL, from the coding sequence ATGTCCATGAGCAGGctctccttggcctcctggagggTCTCGAGTTTGTGCGTGAGGCTTTCGATGAGCTCTGCCTTCTTTTCGTTGACATCTGCCTGCTCCACTTCCTCAATCAAGCTCAATAACGCCCTGGGGGAAGAGGTGGAGGCCTTGATCAGTGAGCTCTGCAAGCCCAATGAGCTCGACAAGTACAGAATGTTCATAGGGGACTTGGACAAGATGGTGAACCTGCTGCTGTCCCTCTCGGGGCGCCTGGCCTGGGTTGAGAACGTCCTTAGCAGCCTTGGAGAAGATGCCGGTAATGAAGAAAGGAGCTCCCTCAATGAGAAACGGAAGATCCTGGCCGGGCAGCACGAGGACGCCCGGGAGCTCATGGAAAAGCTGGACCAGAGGGAGAGCATGGTGCTGGACATCCTGGCCACTTACCTGTCCACAGAGCAGCTCCAGGATTACCAGCACTTCGTGAAGATGAAGTTGGCAGTCCTCATCGAGCAGCGGAAGCTGGACAAGATCAAGCTGGGCCAGGATCAGATCAAGTGTCTGCTGGAGAGCCTGCCCTCGGATTTCATACCCAGGGCGGGGACCCTCGCCCTGCCCCCAGACCTCACCAGCGAAGCCGCGCCTGTCAGGGGCTGTACATTCAGCAGCACTTTGCCAACATTAACCTCTCCACTTTAA